The following is a genomic window from Halichoerus grypus chromosome 5, mHalGry1.hap1.1, whole genome shotgun sequence.
ATAAAAGTTGTGTGTCTGTTTGGTATTCAAtgctgataactctaaagacataCCTATTTTAATTAAGCCAAACTTAAACTAGCTTTAATACTATTTTCCCAGATCACATGCACCTGAAaagcatttgggttattttctgttatatttctGAGATTTTCAGGAATACTTAATTCATATaagtgcttaattttttaaagccagtTAAGTCaagctcttttacaaattaatttttgtaatagAAAATACACACATCTATAACACTCTGATCATATAGACAGATGCAGAGAACTTagagcttttgttttaaaattttagccacgAGGGGTGCCTGATgtctcagtcagtgaagcgtccaactcttggtttcagctcaggtcacaagctcagggtcgtgagatggagccccgagttgggctctgcgctgggtgtggagtctgctcaagattctccccctctcaaaaaaataaaaaattaaaataaaataaaattttagccatgAAGCCAGTATAATACAAAACTTACTAGGTTATAAGAGTTAGAATAAGTTTACTTGCTCAGATGGCTGCagctttttattagtttttacgGAGAAGacacttaagatttgtatttgtccTTGACAAGTAATCTAACAGAAACTGTGGACTAGATTTGGGGCAAGGGAATGTCTATAGCAGTTTCTATGTTTTACAagcctctttcctcctttttttcccccttctgttaAGAATTACAGTtgacccagggcacctgggtggctcagtcgttgggcatctgccttcggctcaggggtcacgatctcagggtcctgggatcgagccccatgtcaggctccctgctccatgggaagcctgcttcttcctctcccactacccctgcttgtgtcccgtctcttgctgtgtgtgtgtctctctctcaagtaaataaataaaatctttaaaaaaaaaaaaagaattacagttgacccttgaacatggCTTGAACCACATGGGTCCACttataatggatttttttcaataaatacagtacagtaaatattttctcttccttatgattttttaaataacattttcttttttctagcttgctttattgtaagaatacaatatataatacatataacatacaaaatatgtgttaactgtttatattatctatcagtaaggcttccggtcaatagcaggctattagtagttaagtttggggagaGTCAAATATTACATGCAGATTTTTACTGTAAGGGGGGGTGAatcagtgcccctaaccctcTGTTTAGGGGTCAACTCTACTTCCATGAAGTTGACATTTCAAGGAGATGGCCTAAACCAGAAGAGTCCCTGGTAAAGATTAGGTAGCGcatttacatctcaaaggcacagggagagaaggcaAACTCCTCCAAGGACACGTGTTCCCTCAGGCCAGAATTTTTACAGTACCCACACACCTTTTGAGACAAATAGGGGCGAGGttaattgttaaaaagaaagggtggactttgatttatttttttaaataatcgctacacccaacgtggggctcgaactcacaacccagagatcaagagtcacatgctctaacaaatgagccagccaggtgcccctattctgttctgttctattctgttctgttctaaagtaagctctatgcccaatgtggggcttgaactcaggacttggagatcgagtcccatgctctaccaactaagccagccaggtgcccctagaatggaTGGACTTTGAATTGTTTCTAGAGCTGCCTTTCTGGTCTTGGAAAGATTTGTAGGATAAGGATAGCTACTTCTAACTCCTTGGAGAATTGAATTGTAGCCTGGAGGACATCCAAGGACTGACATGCCCATCCACCTATGTTGGAAAGATTTTCCTTCCCTCCAAGTACATTTAGCTTAAGGGAGAAGgtctaaaaaaaattcatatccGGCTTTGAAAATCAGCTTCCAATTTGGCCAAATTTGTGACCACAGAGCTATTAACTCCTTCAAATATCGgtgtgcctgggtgcctcagttggttaagcatctgccttaggctcaggtcatgatctcagggtcctgggatgcagccccgcgtctggctccctgctcagcggggaatctgcttctccctctccctctgaccctccccccgcttgtgctctctctaataaataaaatcttaaaaaaaaaataaatcctttcaaATATCTTGTCAGGTTTCAGCCAGGAGAAACAGTAAATATTCTGGCAGTACACAACCCCATGAACCCAAGAGGTATCCTCAACGAGGGTGCAAAAGATACTATCTTCACAAGATCTAGAGCCATTCCCAAAGATCAATAACCAATGGCCTGGATTTGGAAAGGAAGGGATAACGTGAAAGCTTACTTTTCTCTTTATACAGGGTACTAAGAGATCCAGGAGAGCTGACTCTGGTGAGAATATTCTCACCTTTAGCTGGCATTCCCAGGATCCCACTTGCAGGCCCCAagtgaggtttgtttttttaagtaggttccatgctcagtgtggagcccaatgcagggcttgaactcaacaaccctgagatcaagacctgagctgagatccagagccAGATGTTTGACCCACTGAGACACCCCGGGTGCTCTTCGAGTGAGGTTTAAAGTAGAgggtgtagggcgcctgggtagctcagatgattaaacttctgccttcggctcaggtcatgatcccagggtcctgggatcgagtcctgcatcgggctccctgctccttgggagcctgcttctccctctgcttctctgtctctcatgaataaataaataaaatcttaaaaaataaaaataaaaaaataaagtagagggTGTAGCTCCAGTATCTACCAGAATTTGGCCagttgttaaaattaattttgactttAGTTTCCCCTTTCCTGTTTAAAGGAATTACTGGTAGCAGTACGGAAGAATCCCTTGGAGACCTGTCAACTCTGGGAGGGGCCTATATGGGGGCCCACCTTTGGGAGTAGATACAAGGACATTAAAGTTGATGTTGGAAATTTTGCACAGGGCCTTTGAGGactgtcttttccagcttctccaTTGATTACAACTGAGACATCAATCCCTGGgccagctttttaatttttttttttttttttttttttttgcgagagagagaatgagagagagcacgagagggaggagggtcagagggagaagcagactccctgctgagcagggagcccgatgtgggactcgatcccgggactccaggatcatgacctgagccgaaggcagtcgcttaaccaactgagccacccaggcgcccccgggccAGCATTTTAATGATGGGCCCCTAGGAAGGTGCAATGTGGGAGGCCCAGGTGCTTTTTTAAGTCTCTGGCCTTGCAGCCCTTGTAGCTATAAGACTAATGGCTTGGCACACTTTTGTTTATGATCTTGTATCTAAATTTTCATTGGCCTTttgcaatgaatttttttttaaattttgtttatttgacagagagagagatagcgagagcaggaacacaagcagggggagtgggagagggagaagcaggcttcccatggagcagggagcctgacgcggggctcgatcccaggaccctgggatcatgacctgagcggaaggcagacgcccaatgactgagccactcaggcaccccgcaatgaattttttttaatgaagctatTCTGGAATCTTGAAGCCTTTGGAAAGCTTCCGTATACCAGTTAAAGTAAGTATCCCACTCAGTTGGTTTGATTTGGGAACCCTTgtttctgttgggttttttttttttttttaagatttatttgagaacgagagagagctggtaggggggagagagagagagaaccttaagcaaacaagctgagcatggagcctgatgcggggctggatcccacaaccctgagatcatgacctgagcagaaatcaagtcagctgcttaaccgactgagccacccaggcgcccctgggaaccCTTGCTTTTAAGCGCACTTCTCACATGAGTGATCTTGtctaaatggaatgttttccataatggcaAGTGTAATTCTAGGTTGTTTTAGTAAGATTGTGCCATTTTGTAGATATCAATAGCTTTCAGGACTGCAGTTCTTAGACATAAAACAAGTCAGTGTGCGGGAAGATGGAGTGCTTGACTCTGGAATTTAAGGatcccattattattattagttattatgtTTCAGCTAAGCCTTTGGGTCTCAGAACCAAACTCATACCTGAAAGGGACATGCTGTGGGATTGGGGATTGTGTGATGTTTTACAGTGTACCTTGTTGCATGGAAATTTTCTTGGGGTTGGCGAGACCTAGTAACTTAACCTAACCTAACACATGAGTTTTGAGGTTAGGTGGCAAGTACTctaatggtttttaaatgtttgacCCACACCCCACCAATTTTTGCAGCTTTTTGGCTTCTGAGACTCCCACTAGCAATAGCCTTTACCTTACGTCCGTGTTAAGAGAAACCAACAGTGGCCACAGAAATGGGCCTGTGGACGCCAGCAGTCATCTGCAGACTGGCGGACAGAAGGCCTCATGTGCGCCACCAGCAATTCCCACTGTGGAAGTGGGGACCAGGGGGAGGCCTGAATCACAGAGCCCAAAGAAGGGGACCTGCAGACAGAGTCCAAACGATCGGGGACCTGCAGCTGCCACCAGCGGGCCCCAGTGTGGAATCTGGGGGTTCCGATCAAATGGGGGGATCGCAAACTAAACCGAGGGCTCGGGGCTTGGGTTCTGGGTGGAACCCTCTGCTTGCTGCAGCTGACCAGCCCCAGACTGGAAAGCCAATGAGATCGGGAGCTTGATGCAAAGACAGTGGAGCTCAGAACCAAGGGGAACTTCCCTGAGGCCCTCAGAAACAGCGAGCAATTCAAGAGGCTCATGGATACCATGCCTGCGTTTCTCACTGTCCCCAAAGCCACCAGAAGTCTCCTTTGAGCCTGTCAGTGCCACCcaatctgttaaaaaacaaaattagctgAGTACCATtggctttctttaatgattcatgaatcgggcagcatcTCAGAAGACAGAAAGGAGCTCTGTGGAGCTGTACAAGATGGCAGGCTTTTATAGGCAGGAGGGGATGGCGGAAAGGAAGCTTCTAGCCAAGAGTGGACTGTTTCCAGCAGGGTCACTTTCCtttgggggaaggcaggggtCCATCAGGCAGAGAATCTCTAGAgctgaccaggtaattccagATTGACTGGTTAAAGGTACATTTCTGGGACAAGTGGAAACTGCAGTTAAGTGCTAACTGGTTTGGTTTGCTGATACGGGGCTTAGTAggagtgactccatttggggcctatTGTTCCTTTAACAGCAACAAAAGTAATACAAGCTCATTGCACACTGGAACAGGATAGAAGTATATCAAGTAGaaatcccctcctccctccagtcTCAGCCCCTCGCTAACTGGTGCCTCTCCTTCTGAATCATGCCATCCGGTAGGGGAGCCACCAGCCCTATGTGGCTACcaagcacttgaaatggggctaatTCCAATTGAAATGTGCTATACATCTAAAATATACACTGGATTTAGTATTTGGACTTAGTACAAAACAAGAATATAAAACATATCTCCACAATTTTTGTATTAATTATACACTGAAAGGGTATAtttggatatactgggttaaaatgttattaaaattcatttcagctGTTTCTTTTCATACCTTTTatgtgactactagaaaatttcaatttataCATGTGGTTCACATTGTACTTCTACTGGACAATGCTGTTCTAGATCTTTTCCTACATGTTTATAAAAGACCACAGATACACACGTCCGTAAAATGCCTGGGTACGTAGGTGTAGATCAGCCTCTGTATGTACTCCCTTTACTTCCTCTCCCACTTAATACATCAGGACCTCTTTTCCAGAGAGTACTTCTACATCCACCTCATCCTTTTCAGGGGTCGCGTTGCTTTCCGCGGTACAGATGAGCGTAACTCGTTCATCCAGTTCCCCACTGATCAACACTGGGGTTGCTGACATGCATCTGCTTTTTCAAACACAGCTACAAGACCGCCCGTGGTCTGCCCGCTGCGAGTCTCCATTTCTAGAGGTAGGAAAGCCAGGTCAGGTGAGGGCACTTCAAATGTGAGAGCGAAGGAGCCAGGTTCTGAAGGCTCCTCGGACAGGACTAAGAGCCGTAGACTTGATTTTGCAGGCAGTAGGAAGCCTTAACACAGCTTTGTTGGGGTGGTTTTTCTAAACTGCTAACTCTGTATTCTTCCTTCATTAAAAAGGCAATATAAGCACATCACAAACAactggaagggaaaaataaaggcgGGGGGGAACCCAACTATAACTTACTGCATAGCCACTTTTACGTTTTCCTTTTTTAGTCTTATTTTCTGGTGCATGTTTTAATTACTGCTAAATTATAATCATACTGCCCATCaatttgagaacttttttttttcccccattgaagcTTCCTGCATAAGCATTTTTCCATGTGACCAAAGAGTCGTCAGTAAAGGGTGATTTAGTCAGTCCGTGGGCTGGCTGCTGGGGCCTTTTCAGCAGCCCACTCAAGGCCTTCTCCGTGGTGCCTCCAGTCGGGATGCAACCAAGCCCAAGTGCCTCTCATGAAAGAAACACATGCCCCGCCACCAATCCCTGGCCCTCAGCCCCCTCCAGTTCCcgtcctcctccctctttccagcCGCACTTCTGGGGAGTCACCCAGGCCCTCTGCCTCCACCACTGCACCTCTGCttactcctctccccaccctcccactggACACTCAGGCATtgcctccttcccagccccctgGCCCTGGAACCATGAAAGTCCTGCCCAGCCCACTGCCCTGACAGCCCTTCCCCAgctactcccccccaccccaccgccaaCACCCGGCTCACACTGCCACTAGCTGAGGGCTGGCAGGGCTTGGAGCCCGCTTTCCTgcctccagccctgctccccaccccagtgTCCAGGCTCAACAGTTCAGctgcaatacttttttttttcaaataaaaatctgacTGCATCAGTCCCTGGGGAAAGTATCTTTCAGGGCTCCCTATAGTCCTCAAGGTGAAGCTCAAACCCCTTCGCCTGGAATGCAGGTGGGCTGTGATTTAGCCTTGGCTTACCTCCAGCCTCGCCTCACCTTCCCCCGGCCCCCGCCACACACACTCCATCCTGCAGAATGGCCCGCAGGGCCTTGCACAGCCCAAGCTTCCTCTCACCTCTCACTTTTGTACATTGTTGTTTTCTTCTCATaagcctccctccctgctcagctgccTTCTTTGCCTGGATAACTTCTCATTATTAGAGGCCACCTCTCCCAGGCAGCCTCCCTGACTTCCTCCCCATTTGTCAAGGCTCGGCTGGCACCCTCCAATTTGCCCTCATAGCATCTTGTATTTCTGCTATTGCAGCCTTACTGTGCTGTGTTCCATTCGTCTCTCTGCGGTCTGTCATCTGACCCattccctctcttcctggccACCCACATCCTCCGGCCTCCATTCCCTGAAGACGAGGTCTGTGCCTCGCTCACCTCAGAATCCTTGACCCAGCAAGTGCTTGATTCTGAGCTTGTGCCCAGTAAATATAGTGCATGAATAAGCAGAAACTCGTGAACATCTTGACACATCAACTTTTTCCATACTGAACAGGCTCCCAGAAGTTGGGGTGATTGGATTAAAGGGGATGAACAGTGAAGGCTTCAATTCCCATAGCTAAGCAGCTTTCCACAAAAGATCCGGCACCCTTTGCCCCCACCAGCTGTGTGAGAGAGTCTGCCTCGCTGTATCCTTGCAGCGCCgctgtttttacttctttttaaaaagctcattttacaggtaaaacATGCCAGCCTGTTctaatttgtatgtctttggttACTAGTGAGGGTGAACATTTCTGCATGTATTTGCCTCCTCGATGCATTTCTTCTTGGATGATTGGTCATGTGATGTGGACGCTGTTAAGGCAGGCGGGCATTTTACAGGATGGCTTTGGGGGCCGTGTAGGAAGTGGCTGGGAGCAGGGAAGTTGGTGCCACAGTGATCCCGGTGAGGGGTGTGCAGACAGGGTCACTGCGGGGGCCGGGGGCACAGCAGGAGCtgagcgggggggcgggggggttaaGGAGGCCAAATCAACCCAACCTGGGGACTGACAGCagatgggggtgagggagagggaggggttggggagcagccaggtttctggcttggccAACTGAACAGAAGGAGGTACCATGTGCTGAGATGGCGCGCAGGTGGATACACGGGCGCACACCCCACCACAAGATGCGTCTCCGAGCTATCTGCTAGATACATCTGCTGAGGAAAGGTGAAGTGGGGTAGCAGAAAAGGCCAGGAGGCTGGAGGGTCTGACCTGGCAGGCTTCTTGAAAGAGACTGGGGGAGCTAGACTTGGGGAGGATTTGTAGGGCAGAGAGTGGAGTTGGGAGGTTGTCCAGGGGGTCACGGGGGTCTGCTCAggaataataacaacagcaacagccAGAGTACACTGAGCGAGTACTATGTGTGAGGCTTGCTCTCATCGCTTAGCTTTAAGCGATCAGTGGCATATTGGGAAGCTGGGGAAAAGGGTTAGAAAGCACATCGGGCACTGAGAGGGACCAACGCCAAAGACAATCAGTGCAGGCAGTGGAAAGTGCAAGGTGCAGAACAGCTTATCTACTGCGCTCCCATATTTATATTTGCCTGTACGTGCACAGACCACTTCCGGAAGGAGGCGCGAGGAAGGAGTCATCCTGGCTTGCCTCCACGCAGAGCAGCTGAGTGGCTGGGACCAGGAAAGACTGCACTAGATATACTCTTGTCCTTTGAATGCCTGTACCATGCGAATAGGATATATttgtattcaaaaataaataacatgaaacattaaaattacataaacaatttctcatgtgtatgtgtgcatataaatGAGTTGCTAACGCCCTTCCCCACCATCCAGGACCTGGAAGAGACTCTTCTGTTGGCTGATCCTACTTGCGCTTGGCCTCTTAGGGCTGCTCCAGTATGGGCTCCCTATAGTCAGGtacaacccccctcccccagcactcaGTGTGGGAACCAGCAGGGTCAGGGTCAAAGCGGCTCCTTCCAAGTGCGGGTGGTGGGTGGTGGCTCTTTGGCTGCACACTTGGCCTTGTGGGCTCTCCCTCCTTGTAAAGAGCAAAGTGAGAGGGGCCCTGAGCTGGCTGTCATGCCCCTCCCTcactgctgcccccaccccacaggcaTCTGGAAACCCTCATCCCCATGGGTGTCTGCCCTTCTGCCAGAATGGCCCTGCTGAGAGACAACTTCACAGGTCTCCTGAATCCCTGGTAAGGAGCTAACACCCACACACCCTCCAGAGCTCTGCCCCAGTGGCCCTGCCCTCCTCACAGCCCTCACCCCAGCAGGGCCAGGTACTGCTTCCGGTGGCCCCATCAGGTCACACATCTCCCAATCCTCCGTATTCGATCTAGGTTAGGGATCTCTAGGGGCAGGGGCCGGGTCACACCCATTAGTGGGTCCCTAGGGCCCAGCACCGGGCAGGTGGCAGTGAACATGCACCaaatgggtggatgaatggaccTATCTCTCCATCCCTGCCCTGGCCAGGGCCCGGCCTGACGTCCTGACCTGTACCTCCTGGGGGGCCCCCATTATTTGGGATGGCACCTTCGACCCAGCTGTGGCCCAGCAAAAGGCTCTCCAGCAGAACCTCACCATTGGGCTGACTGTCTTTGCCGTAGGCAGGtaaggcctggggaggggagcggTGCTGTCCAGGATGGGAATGGAACAGGTGTGCATGTGATGTAGGGGTGGGGCACCCTGTGGGCCACAAGATCCTAAAGTGAAGAGGGAGTCAAAGACAGCACCTCTTGTCCCAGACTCCCAGGAAGAGGACAGCGCTGtccattttctttccctcctccccagacACCAGCACTATGGAGCCCACCCAGCACAGGGACCATCCTGGTTATCTATGTAAGGAACTGTCACAAACTCAGTGACTGAAAACAGCTGTTATTATAGCTCATGATTCTTGTGGGCGGGAATTCCCACCGGGCTCCGTAGGAAGGGCTCCTCACTGCTCCCCAGGGTCTGAGCCTCCACTGGGATGGCCGACTGCTGAACACAGGTGGGGCACTCTCTCCACGCAGCCTTCTGCGCAGCGAGCTGGGCTTCCTCACGTCCCTGCGGCATCAAGGGTCTGGGACTTCGTAAGAGCGAAGGCTCAGAGCCCTAACGAGGCAAAGGCTAACGGCCGCCAGTCGTCCAAAgggccagcccagcctccctgccGCGGCACCCTGTTGATCCAGGCAGGTAGTGGGAGCCCACGTCAAGGGAAGGAACCCAGGGCCCCTCTGGGCAGCAGAGACGAGCGATCTGCAGTCACCTCTGTCCACCGTGAAAGCCACGGCTGGAGGGTTGTGGAGGGGACTGGAGGGGGACCGGCGCCGGGAGCCCCAGCGGAGGCTGGAGGGCTGTGGAGAGGACTGGAGGGGGACCGGCGCCGGGAGCTCCAGCGGAGGCTGGAGGGCTGTGGAGAGGACTGGAGGGGGACCGGCGCCGGGGGCCCCagcggggccggggctgggggccggggtgggAGCCGCGCTCAGACTGaccgcgcccgcccgcccggcaGATACCTGGAGAAGTACCTGGCGCGCTTCCTGGAGACGGCCGAGCGGCACTTCATGGCGGGCCAGCGCGTGGTGTACTACGTGTTCACCGAGCGCCCGGCCGCCGTGCCCCGCGTGGCGCTGGCCCCGGGCCGCCGGCTGCGCGTGGAGCGCGTGGCCCGCGAGCCGCGCTGGCAGGACGTGTCCATGCAGCGCATGCGCACGCTGCACGAGGCGCTGGGCGGGCGGCTGGGCCGCGAGGCGCACTTCGTGCTCTGCATGGACGTGGACCAGCACTTCCGCGGCGCCTTCGGGCCCGAGGTGCTGGCCGAGTCGGTGGCGCAGCTGCACGCCTGGCACTACCACTGGCCGCGGCGGCTGCTGCCGTACGAGCGCGACGCGCGCTCGGCCGCCGCGCTGGCGCCGGGCGAGGGCGACTTCTACTACCACGCGGCCGTGTTCGGGGGCAGCGTGGCGGCGCTGCGCGGGCTGACGGAGCAGTGCGCGGGGGGCCTGCGGCGGGACCGCGAGCGCGGCCTGGAGGCGCGCTGGCACGACGAGAGCCACCTCAACAAGTTCTTCTGGCTGCACAAGCCGGCCAAGGTGCTGTCGCCCGAGTTCTGCTGGAGCCCCCAGATCGGCCGGCGGGCCGAGATCCGCCAGCCGCGCCTGCTCTGGGCGCCCAAGGAGTACGCCCTGGTGCGCGACTAGGCCCCCCACCGGGCCAGGAAGGGGGCCCCTGAAGCCGTGCGGGCGCCCCGAAGGGTGGCGAGAGCTTGGACGCAAAGAGCCCTGCCCGCTCCGGCCGGGTGGCCGGCCGTGGGATCGTGACGGTGGGAGGA
Proteins encoded in this region:
- the A3GALT2 gene encoding alpha-1,3-galactosyltransferase 2; this translates as MALQERLRTWKRLFCWLILLALGLLGLLQYGLPIVRHLETLIPMGVCPSARMALLRDNFTGLLNPWARPDVLTCTSWGAPIIWDGTFDPAVAQQKALQQNLTIGLTVFAVGRYLEKYLARFLETAERHFMAGQRVVYYVFTERPAAVPRVALAPGRRLRVERVAREPRWQDVSMQRMRTLHEALGGRLGREAHFVLCMDVDQHFRGAFGPEVLAESVAQLHAWHYHWPRRLLPYERDARSAAALAPGEGDFYYHAAVFGGSVAALRGLTEQCAGGLRRDRERGLEARWHDESHLNKFFWLHKPAKVLSPEFCWSPQIGRRAEIRQPRLLWAPKEYALVRD